One Carassius auratus strain Wakin chromosome 4, ASM336829v1, whole genome shotgun sequence DNA segment encodes these proteins:
- the LOC113065213 gene encoding ethanolamine kinase 1-like, which yields MANYIHVPEGSPVVPKLDVTLDEHDYRAGALKLIKTLRPHWKPSEVKMKSFTDGITNKLIGCYVGGSLQDVVLVRVYGNKTELFVDRENEVKSFRVLQAHRCAPRLYCTFNNGLCYEFLQGVALEPEHIRSPAIFRHIARQMAKYHAIHAHNGWVPQSDLWLRISKYFSLVPTHFDDPEKDQRLNSEVPSTECLRDEMIWLQQNLSKLGSPVVLCHNDLLCKNIIYNQQEGNVKFIDYEYAGYNYQAFDIGNHFNEFAGLNEVDYTLYPGRELQLQWLRAYLEAYKEYKSQGTQVSCTEVEVLYVQVNRFALASHFFWGLWALIQAQYSTIDFDFLGYAVLRFSQYFKMKPEVMSLHLPE from the exons ATGGCCAATTACATTCACGTTCCAGAAGGTTCGCCTGTGGTTCCTAAATTAGATGTGACTCTAGATGAGCACGATTACAGAGCCGGAGCCCTGAAACTCATCAAGACGCTGAGACCCCACTGGAAACCCTCAGAGGTCAAAATGAAG TCTTTCACTGACGGCATCACGAACAAGCTGATTGGCTGTTATGTCGGCGGGTCCTTGCAGGACGTGGTCCTGGTTCGGGTCTACGGGAACAAGACGGAACTGTTTGTGGACCGTGAGAACGAAGTGAAGAGCTTCCGTGTCCTGCAGGCGCACAGGTGTGCTCCACGCCTCTACTGCACCTTCAACAACGGCCTGTGCTATGAGTTCCTGCAGGGGGTGGCCCTGGAGCCCGAGCACATCCGCAGCCCTGCCATCTTCAG GCACATTGCGAGGCAGATGGCAAAATACCATGCCATACATGCCCACAACGGCTGGGTGCCCCAGTCAGACCTCTGGCTGAGGATAAGCAAGTACTTCTCTCTTGTTCCTACACACTTTGACGACCCTGAGAAGGACCAGAG GCTGAACAGTGAGGTGCCCAGCACTGAGTGTCTTCGAGACGAGATGATCTGGCTTCAGCAGAACCTTTCTAAACTGGGTTCCCCAGTGGTTCTGTGTCACAACGATCTGCTCTGTAAGAACATCatctacaaccaacaggaag GAAATGTCAAATTCATTGACTACGAATATGCTGGGTACAATTACCAAGCCTTTGACATTGGGAATCACTTCAATGAATTTGCAG GTCTGAATGAGGTGGACTACACGCTGTATCCTGGGCGAGAGCTCCAGTTGCAGTGGCTCCGGGCCTATCTGGAGGCCTACAAGGAGTACAAATCACAGGGCACACAGGTCTCCTGCACTGAAGTGGAGGTGCTGTACGTGCAAGTCAACCGCTTCGCCTTG GCATCTCATTTCTTTTGGGGACTCTGGGCATTGATCCAAGCTCAGTACTCCACCATTGACTTTGACTTTTTGGG ATATGCAGTTCTCCGTTTCAGCCAGTACTTCAAGATGAAACCAGAGGTGATGTCACTGCACCTTCCAGAATAA
- the LOC113065284 gene encoding serine-threonine kinase receptor-associated protein-like, translating to MVSMAMRQTPLTCSGHTRPVVDLAFSGITPYGYFLISACKDGKPMLRQGDTGDWIGTFLGHKGAVWGATLNKEATKAATAAADFTAKVWDAVTGDEVLTLAHKHIVKSVNFTEDSNYLLTGGNDKVLRIYDLSKPEAEPQEIAGHTSAIKKALWCNNDQQILSAADDKTIRLWDKNTKEAVKTLSFDASVSSMEYIPDGEILVITYGKTVAFHNAQSLDLIKSVDAPASIHSASLHPEKDFFVAGGDDFKLYKYDYTTKEELESYKGHFGPVHCVRFSPDGELYASGSEDGTLRLWQTAVGKTYGLWKCVLPEELSSENSEALYCPPAEIKA from the exons ATGGTGAGTATGGCTATGAGACAGACTCCTCTCACCTGCTCTGGTCACACCAGACCTGTTGTGGATCTGGCGTTCAGTGGAATAACTCCTTATGGATATTTCCTCATTAGCGCTTGTAAAG ATGGCAAACCTATGTTGCGCCAGGGAGACACAGGGGACTGGATTGGGACGTTCTTGGGTCACAAGGGTGCTGTCTGGGGTGCCACCTTGAATAAAGAAGCTACAAAAGCAGCTACAGCCGCAGCAGATTTTACAGC AAAGGTATGGGACGCTGTCACTGGAGATGAGGTCCTGACCCTGGCGCACAAGCACATTGTGAAATCTGTGAACTTCACAGAG GACAGTAACTATCTCCTGACTGGAGGAAATGATAAAGTGCTGCGCATCTATGATCTCAGCAAACCAGAAGCAG AACCCCAGGAGATTGCAGGCCACACCTCGGCTATAAAGAAAGCTCTGTGGTGTAACAATGACCAACAGATTCTCTCAGCTGCTGATGACAAAACTATCAG ACTTTGGGACAAGAACACAAAGGAGGCAGTGAAGACTCTGTCGTTTGATGCTTCTGTCAGCAGCATGGAGTATATTCCTGATGGGGAGATCCTTGTAATCACATATGGAAAAACCGTTGCTTTCCACAATGCCCAAAG tttggatTTGATAAAGTCTGTGGATGCCCCTGCATCTATTCACTCTGCCTCACTGCATCCTGAGAAAGACTTCTTTGTGGCTGGAGGAGATGACTTCAAACTTTACAAATATGACTACACCACCAAAGAGGAATTGG AGTCATATAAGGGTCACTTTGGGCCCGTACACTGTGTGCGGTTTAGCCCTGATGGAGAGCTGTATGCAAGTGGCTCAGAGGACGGCACTCTGCGTCTGTGGCAGACTGCTGTAGGGAAAACATACGGCCTGTGGAAATGTGTTCTGCCTG AGGAGCTGTCATCAGAGAACTCTGAAGCGCTGTACTGCCCTCCAGCTGAGATCAAGGCCTGA